Proteins encoded in a region of the Brassica oleracea var. oleracea cultivar TO1000 unplaced genomic scaffold, BOL UnpScaffold00679, whole genome shotgun sequence genome:
- the LOC106319893 gene encoding uncharacterized protein LOC106319893 — MALAIITSARKLRPYFQSHTIEVLSNQPLRTVMQNTNQSGRLTKWAVELSEHDIVYKNRTAAKSQVLADFLIELTPELKQDLVLPSLNWILHVDGPSTNKGSGAGVQLQSPTGELIRQSFSFDFPASNNEAEYESLIAGLRLATVVKAKRIKAYCDSQLVVSQFPGAYDVRNDIMDAYLNLVKGLTQDFEFFELTKVPRGENVCADALAALGCKLHDQVKRTIPIHKIEKPSISPPTEQLAIAASVTDPMEIDEGEPRTTEGQLEDWRTEFIAYLSDGTLPTEKWEARRLKRCSAHYVVMDGTLHRWTATKVLLRCIFGDETRLVMAETHEGAAGNHSGGRALALKVKSLGFYWPTMNADCESYVKKCDRCQRHASTIHSPTELLHTLMAPYPFMR, encoded by the coding sequence ATGGCCCTCGCTATCATCACTTCGGCAAGAAAACTCAGACCTTATTTCCAATCGCACACTATCGAGGTGCTCTCCAACCAGCCCCTCAGGACGGTAATGCAAAATACCAACCAATCAGGAAGGCTGACAAAGTGGGCAGTCGAGCTTAGCGAGCATGACATCGTGTACAAAAACCGCACAGCGGCTAAGTCGCAAGTCCTTGCTGACTTCCTGATCGAGCTAACGCCGGAGTTAAAACAAGATCTTGTGCTGCCAAGTCTGAACTGGATACTGCACGTTGATGGTCCATCTACGAACAAAGGCTCAGGGGCAGGCGTACAACTCCAGTCACCAACAGGCGAACTAATCCGACAGTCGTTCAGTTTTGATTTTCCGGCATccaacaacgaagccgaatacgagtCTCTCATCGCAGGCCTTCGTCTCGCCACAGTAGTAAAAGCTAAACGGATCAAAGCATACTGCGATTCCCAACTCGTGGTAAGTCAATTCCCCGGAGCCTACGACGTCAGAAACGACATAATGGATGCTTACTTGAACCTCGTCAAAGGTCTTACACAAGATTTCGAGTTCTTCGAGCTAACGAAAGTCCCTCGCGGAGAGAACGTATGTGCGGACGCACTCGCAGCCCTTGGGTGCAAACTACACGACCAGGTGAAAAGAACAATCCCAATACATAAGATTGAAAAGCCAAGCATCAGCCCCCCGACGGAACAACTTGCCATTGCAGCATCTGTCACCGATCCCATGGAAATCGATGAAGGGGAACCTCGCACAACGGAAGGGCAACTCGAAGATTGGCGAACAGAATTCATCGCTTACCTTTCCGACGGAACACTACCTACAGAGAAATGGGAAGCAAGGCGGCTCAAAAGATGCAGTGCGCATTACGTCGTCATGGATGGAAcactccatcgatggactgcAACCAAAGTACTCCTTAGGTGTATCTTTGGAGACGAAACAAGGCTGGTCATGGCTGAAACACATGAAGGAGCAGCAGGCAATCATTCAGGAGGACGAGCTCTCGCACTAAAAGTGAAAAGCCTCGGCTTCTATTGGCCAACAATGAACGCCGATTGCGAATCCTATGTCAAGAAATGCGATAGGTGCCAGCGACATGCTTCAACCATACACAGCCCAA